CTGGGGGAGGCCCAGCAcccacctcttctccttcctctttcaggTGAAACTCTTCGTTATCCAGGATGTCCCTTACTAGTATCTTTTTTCAGTGGGGCCTCTTAGTGGGGGAGGCAGGGATGGTCCCCCCCAAAGCATCTCCTGGGGGAGGgcaaaggtggggggggggaagctctCATCCCTCTTTTCTCTTGTAATCCTTCCCTTTCCGGGAGGGCTAGgcaggggggttaagtgacttgcccagggccacctgatgaggaagtggctgaggtcagagtGGACCAGGGCTGGGGTGaggtctccccctcccccctccccttaaCTCGACCCCCAGCCACAACCTGGTGACGAAGTACCTCCCTGGAGCCGATCCCGAGCTGGTGCTGCTTGGCTATCACTATGAGGAGCTCGAGGTGAGCCCCCTGCCCTGGGTCCCCTCCTGGAGGCACCCCTGGGGGGCGTCGTTCTGGGGGCCACCCTGACCTTCCTGCTTTTTGGCAGAGAATCCCCCTCAGTGACATGACCCGGGAGGAGATCAACCAGCTGCTCAAGGAGCTCGGCTTCTACCGCAAGAACAGCCTGGACGAGCCCGTCCCGCCCGAGTACCAGAGCGCCCCAGCGAAGGCCCCCAAGGGAGAGGCCCCAACGCCAGCGCCCCACGGGGACGCCATGCCCTCGCGCCTGGAGCTCTAGGCCGGCGGGCACCAGGCTCCCCGCCAGGACCATGCCGTGCCCCCTGCTCACTCCAGGAGGGGCGGCAGCGGGACCCCACCTACAGCACCCCCCACCCAGCCACCAGGGACAGGATGAAGCTCTCGGCTCAAAGGGTTCCCCCGCTGAGGGCGGATGGACACGTCCCTGGGGGCAGGCCGGGGTGTGCACAGGCTGGGGCTGAgggcttccccctccccccccagtaAAGTCCCCTTTCCAGTCCTCCGTGCCGCGTCTTTGCCTTTCCTCCCCCCGTGCCCCAAGAGGTGCCAGGGCGGGCGGCCGAATCCCACCCCATCCTCGCGCCTCCCGAGGCTCTGCTGGAGGGGGCAGCTCGGTGCGAGAAccgccaggcctggaggcaggtcccgggttcaaatctggccttgttAGCCCTGTGACCCCCGTggccttgggggtggggggcagcagGGCTCCGGacctccagcctcagtttcttcctctgtaaaaggagagggttCGCCTCCGTGGTCCCGACTGATGGCCAAGCTTGGAGGCAGAAGCTGGGTGGCGCGTGCCAGGGAGCCCCCCCGGGGCCCCTCCAGCTCTCCGCAGCCGGGTGTTTGGGGGCTCCTCCGAGAAGAGCGAGATGGCGCCGGCTGTCGGTCATGGCCTCTGCCGCCCTTCAATTGACCGCTGGATCGTGGGGTGTGCGGCTCCTCCCTTGATCACCCTGGGTGACGAGGAACTCACTACCCACTGAAGCGGTTCTCAGGGCGGGCTCAATGACAAGGGGAGGCCGGTTGAGAACGAATAATTTATAAAAACGCTGTGAAATGCTGTGAGTGGCGGGGCTGCTGGCGCTGTGGGCCGGGGTCGGGGCTGTGCCGGGGGTGACCgtgctggggaggggagggggtgcCACCCCGCGAGCCTTCATCCACACgctggaggggaggagggggcgcCCTAGAGTTCTTTCTGCCTCAAGCGCAGCTCGTGACGCCTCAGGTGGTTGTACAGGGATTGCACGTAGGTGAAGACACACTTGGGGTCTGGCTTCTTGCCCATGATCATCATATCTTCCACGTCCACCAGGGGCACACAGTCCACCAGCACCCtgcggggagggggggggacaCACACGACAGGTGAGTGGGGCAGCTCTGCCCTCCCTCCCATTCCCTGCCCTTGGCTCCTGCTGGCCCCGGATTCGGAACCAGGAGGCCCGAGTTCAAGTCTGGCACCGGCCGCTCAGCTTGCCCAGCGATCTCCCTCCCAGCTTGGAAACCTTTGCCTTTGGCATGGGAACGAGGGGGATCGGCCTGCTCTGGCGGTCAGCCTGGGAGGGGAGTCCAGGGCCATCCTCGGGTCACACGTGGGGTGGCGAGTGCCCGGGGCCTCCACCTGGCTCTGCTAACTCTTGTggaggctgggcaatggggggggggggaagaaggacCCTCAGGTTCACGCTGGGGGAGCCCCAGCTTTTCAAACTCAATCTGTGGGACAAGATGTGGCCCCTCCACCATGGAAGCTCGGCCACTCTTCTGGGGCCCTCAGGCCGGGCCAGGGGATGTGATCCAAAAAAGGCACCCGAGGGCCATCAAGTCCATTCCTTCAGAGGCAGGTGGTCCAGTGGTTGGTGCTGCACCTGCCGTCTCAAGGCGTGAGTTCAGACATGCCAGCTGGGCcacctctgggcaagtcacgtcactgttgcctgtctcagtttccccagccgtaaaatggggatgacagcACCCCCCCCAGCAGGGTTCTGGGCCTCAGATAATAGCTCTAAGGGGCCGTGCCTGGCGCCCAGTAGGTGCTACATGAATGTTCCTGCAGTCTAGCCTCTCCCTGCTCGTTACTGTTGGGATGACTATCTCCCGAGGCAGCCCCTCCTAGAGCTGAAATCAGCTTCGCCCCCTCTTCCACCTGGCTCGCCTGCTTCCCCATCTGGGGCCGAGCAGGACGAGGCCGCCACACCCCCTCGGGTCCTCTGGCTGCCCCCCTACAGGCCCGACTCCGCTCATTTTGGCCGCCTGGCTCGCCACAGTGCGGCGAAGGCGATGGTCCTTTTTCATCTCTCCAGGGTTTAAAATGTTTGTAagggtggcccagtggagaggGCGCCGGGCAGGGAGTCGGGAAGGCTcaccttcccaagttcaaatcaggccttgctccctagctgtgtgaccctggacaagtcacgtcaccctgtctgcctcaatctcctcctctgtagaatgagctggagaaggaaccaGCCATCCACTCTAGGacctaagaaaactccaaatggggtcacagaaagcTGCTCGGGCCTGAAATGACTCAATAGCAGTCAAAATTTGCTGGTTGCTTCCTTTTCAAGGAAGCCCAGGAGGTGGGTCAGAGGAAGACTCAAGTACAGTTTCCTCTATTCCAAGCCCAGGGCCCTTTTCATGATGCCACACACTCTGGAGTCCTACCAAGCTTGTGGTCCATTAGAACTGGCAGCTCTTTCTCTCCGGGCATTTCTAGGTGCCCACACTCCACCCTGTGCTCAGGAAGGGGATACTTTTTAGCACACAAACAAGACTGAATTTATCTCCATTAAAATTCTTCCTAGTCCATTCAGTCCCAGGTTCTGGGAGGGAGCAGGAAGGCCGAGATCTTTTGGGATCCTGATGGCAAGCCATCCTTAGAATGAAGAGGCAGCCTGGGGAAAGGGCACCGGCCAGAAGGACGGGAGGCCCCTGACTTGGCACCAGTTTCCTGGTCTGTAAATGTGGGTCCCTCTAGGCCTAAAATCGGGGAGCGCGGGAAGCGTGTCCCCTTGATTCGTGCCGTCCGTGATCTCTGGGAAGCAGATCCCTGGAGCCCTTCCCAGCCATGCCGGGAGCCTCTGGGGGAGCTCTCGGTCTGCTTCTGGCAGCGTCTCCCATCTGGGCTGTGGCCCGCCAGCATGGAGCTGGAGAGCCTCCTCCGCAGGCCGGCCCAGATGAGAAGGGAGCCGGGCAGTGTGCTGCGCTGCCTGCCTCTGCTCGCTGCTTCCCCTTCCCTGGATGGCATCTAGAGCCTGGGGGGCGTCTGCCCTTCCCCCACGCCATGGCACGCAGGGTCACCAGAGCCAGACCGGCTGCCCCATGGTCCTGTCACCTCCGCTTCTGGGGAGACGGGACGTCAAGGGCTACCTAGCGGgagcttcctcattttataggtggggaaactgaggcccaggaaggtgaCGTGATTGGCTCATACAGCGCCAGAACTCACAGGAGCATCAGGCCCATTTAACAGAGGATAGGACCGAAGCTGAGCCGCAGTACTGTGAGTCAGCGGCAGACGGAACACGAAGCACCCGGCTCTCCTGACGCGCAGCCCAGGACACCCATCGCCTTCTTTGGGAATGGCTGCCGGACCCACTAGGCCTCTAGTCAATCCCCGAactgggcagggggaggggggcagcagGGCTTATCTGTTTGGGGATTCACTTTTGCTGAGTGCCGGGACTTATGTTCCGCTCAGGCCAGCGGTGCTTTGGGTGGCCTCTGGGCCTCCGTCTCCCCTTCCTTGGACAAAGGTCTAGGACTCGGCCCCCGAGGCTCGGCTAATGGGGAATAGCTGTCCTCGAGGGGAAGCAGGAGGCAGGaccaggggagagaagagggctGCCAAACCTCCTGGACCCTGTcagaaaggggagaggggagcGGAGGCCTCCTCCGGAGTGCTGCACTTAGTCTCATTTGGAGCCTcagtgtctctcatttttaacaCATATTCCACAATCTCAGGCCCCTTTGAGCCCTGATGCCCCCTGTTCTAAGGCTCCCAGCTCCACTGAGGTGGGATTTGTGGGGGGCTGAGCACCAAGCCCAGCACATCACAGCTATTTACACAGacgcttctttccttcctctgacattcttggttctaagccccctcccagctttGGGGTTCTGGAGCTGAAAACGTGCTGTTGCCTTCCAGCTGGCTGTACCCTGCCCCCTCCTTTCCCAAGGTTTCAGAGCCAGGACTGTCCTGGAGTCTCCCCTGGCCCCCCGCTCCCTGGCTCCCCCGGAGTCTTCCCTCTCAGCCTTATAAAGCCATTGTTTATGCTGGAGGCCTGGGGAGTGTGGGCTCAGGATGCCCTTGGCGAGAAGACCAGAACATGAGCAGATGTCACTAGGCAGGCCTGGGGCTGAGTCACAATTTCCAGGGTTTACAGAGCTCACTCTGGGCCCCTCTCCCCGCCCCAGCCTGCTCCACTGCCCATATATGACAGGGAGCACTGACTGGGCAGCCCCTTGTGGGATCAGCCTGGGATGGGTGGGTGCCCTCGCCCAGGTGCACCCCTTGCTGTACCCACACACAGCTGCTGCCTGTGGCCTGCAGCCTGCcaaggatggggggggggtgtttggGGGAGGCCTCTGTTTGGGCCTAAAGAGCCTTTGAGCTCAGGGCCTGAGGCCTCAGGGGACTCTTCTGAAAGGCCACCCGATCAGCAGCCCTCATCGAACTCACTCTATGGCTGTGGCTGTCAGACCCTTTTCTGGGTCTCTTTCAACATCTGGAAAATTGGGGGTGAAAGGGACTGACTGTTCCCCTGGGAAAGCTGCTCCCTGCTCTCCCTCCGGACTCTGTCCTAGCTCTGGGACCCCCAGGCAGGGGCATCTGATCTCAAGCCTGCCACTGGATGGATGGGCAAACCCTTCTCCCTAAGGCCTCTTCTTCTGAGAATGGGGGGGGAGATAGTCTCCAAGGCCCCTCTTGGCCCTGACACCCCAcattctaagctcccttctatTCCCCTGATATTACCCCTGTTCTAAGCTCTTTTTAGTCCCTGACTTTCCcagttctaaggcccctcccaacGCTGACACCCCCATTCTAATCCCCCTCCCAGCACTGGCACCCCCCATTCTAagcccccttccagagctgacagcCCCCATcttaagccccctcccagctggCACCCCCTATTCTAAGCCCCTCCCAGCGCTGGCACTCTCAGTGAGCACCACTGGGCCCGCTTTGGGTGGTTTGGCCTGCCTTGGCCATGCTGGCAGGTGCTCCATCCCCGTGTGAGGCGGCGCCCGCCCCCCTCCCGGCCCGCCGAGGCCCTGCTCGGGTGTCCCTGGCGCCCGGGGCTGGGCAGGCCTGCTTTCTCACCGTGGCTGGCTGGCTCTCAGCGGGGGGAGTTTAGGATTTTTTGGTTTTTACCAGCCCCTTCTGAACCAGGCAGCGGTAAAACTCCTGGATGTACGTGTAAACGCACTTCCAGTCTGGTTCGCGCATCCTCACCATGTCCTCTGTGTCCAGCAACTGGGGGCAGTCAGCGTGGGTCCTGGGGGGCACACGGGCAGCCCCGCCAGGGGCCGGgcagagggggtgggaggagggaggagagagggcagaggggggagagacagaaagagagatccATAAATCAGGGTACATTCTCCAGAGCTGCTGGGGCTCAGCCCACCGCCGCCCCCCACATGCTCTCCGGGCTGGTGGGGGTGCTACCGTCCTCTACTGGTGTGCCAGGCATACAGGGTGGTGGGGGAGGCGCGGGCAGGGGCAGGCACCATGTCAGACCAGGCATGGGTGTGGGGGACGGGGGCCCCCGGGGCGGGCGTGGGGGTGAGTGAGGCCGGGAGGAGGCGTGACAGGGGTGTGGGGGGacggacgaggaggaggagggagcgcAGGGCTGGGGGTGACGGGAGCGGGGCGGGCCGTGTGCTTCCACAGCAGAGACGATTCCAAACAAGAGCGGTCGTGCTCTTTCCGCTATATATCCGGCGTATATAGGCCCAGGGGAGGCGGGGGGCCGGGGGGCCGCACGGCCCTCCTCCCGCCCGCCGGCTCCATTTGGAATCTCGGGCCGGCACGAGTGGACACGGGGGTGCAGAAAGCTTTGGGGGACAGAGGAGGAggccagagagagacagggagagcgggagagagaggagggagagggcagggagggGGCCACCTGGCTGGCGGGCCACACATGGGGCTGGTCGGACGGTCGAGGCCGGCCAAGGGCGGCCCGGCCCGTAGCTGCTACGGTCCGGCTGGAGGCCCCCTGTACAGACTGGAGAGAATGCTGGCCACCCGGTGAGCAGGGGGGACCGAGGCCTCCGTAGGGAGGGGGCAAAGGCCGGGAGAGTCGCTATGGGGACGGGGACGTTTTGTCGGGGGTCGAGGGCTGTCCGGGAGGGCCTCGGCCTGGCCTGGCCTGTGCTGGGACCCAGGAAGAGCAGCAGAGAGCGAGACAGGGAGGCCCAGGGCCCTGGGCATGGCAGAAGGATGGAGAAGGCAGAGAAGCCGGAGGGGGGTCTGTTCCGCTGAGCCGCCGCCGGAGCCGGCCCGGAGCTCTCTGCCCTCAGAGGAGCAGGGCCGGGCGGCCCACGGTCACCCCCTGCCTCGGCCGCAGCGGGAGGGACAtcggggcgggggaggggggctgGGGTACGTACTCTGCTGACGAAAAGGCCACCTCGAAATTGTGGCGCCGGTTCTGCGGGCTCAGCTGGCCATAATCAAAGGCCTCGGGGAAGAAGTTGTGGACCAGAGCGCAGAAGGCCATGCCGTCACTCCAGCTGGACGAGAAGTTCTGAATATCCACGTGCTGGGGGCGAGAAGGAAGAGGAGCCTGTCAGAGCGGGAGGCCCAGCCCTTCCCCTGACCTCCCCACGACCAGACGGGGAGCGCCTCCCGCCTGGCCGGCCCTCACACGCTCCAGCCCAGCCGTGTCCCTGGACCTTGGCGTGGGTGCGCCC
This DNA window, taken from Gracilinanus agilis isolate LMUSP501 unplaced genomic scaffold, AgileGrace unplaced_scaffold43110, whole genome shotgun sequence, encodes the following:
- the LOC123255314 gene encoding smoothelin-like isoform X1 → MAFCALVHNFFPEAFDYGQLSPQNRRHNFEVAFSSAEVLVDCVPLVDVEDMMIMGKKPDPKCVFTYVQSLYNHLRRHELRLRQKEL
- the LOC123255314 gene encoding smoothelin-like protein 1 isoform X2 is translated as MAFCALVHNFFPEAFDYGQLSPQNRRHNFEVAFSSAETHADCPQLLDTEDMVRMREPDWKCVYTYIQEFYRCLVQKGLVKTKKS
- the SELENOM gene encoding selenoprotein M — encoded protein: VKLFVIQDVPYYHNLVTKYLPGADPELVLLGYHYEELERIPLSDMTREEINQLLKELGFYRKNSLDEPVPPEYQSAPAKAPKGEAPTPAPHGDAMPSRLEL